In Treponema primitia ZAS-2, a genomic segment contains:
- a CDS encoding acyltransferase: protein MRPYLFLFFGVARVFLGGKKHFFGAFERALRGDTRCIMAFRHPNGGEPQLLTWFILFRLGALAKKEGIAFAKRPRALFIYGYEVLRWGGWVARLVMPGLGAMPIYHAKIDSQGLGRIYQDLLSGPYPLAMAPEGQVTYNVERVLNLEQGTMRIGFSVAERLIQAGKSFPVEILPVSIHFRYGIWGKICLKWLMKRIEKFTGFSALYKKEEVPDFTTRLRNCRDYLIAKNESRYGIARDENRTVPDRITLIIEAGLRRAEQILGIKPTSGETISRLYLIRQICWDRIFLPGRDTLKGLPRLERAQLDLAAGEAWHACRHTEVVDFIWYFHSALPEENAPLHEKIEFAQNLWDFANRTMGGSYATRNINIYPRRVIIQAAAPINLTERLPAYQKDRKATIQTAMDDLLQSYLNCIKEVNETEKE, encoded by the coding sequence ATGCGGCCCTATTTGTTTCTTTTCTTTGGCGTAGCCCGGGTGTTCCTGGGGGGAAAAAAACACTTTTTTGGAGCCTTTGAGCGGGCGCTCCGGGGGGACACCCGGTGTATCATGGCATTCCGGCACCCCAATGGAGGGGAACCTCAGTTGCTGACCTGGTTTATCCTCTTCCGGCTTGGCGCTCTGGCCAAAAAAGAGGGGATTGCCTTTGCAAAACGTCCCCGAGCCCTCTTTATCTACGGCTACGAGGTGCTTCGCTGGGGGGGCTGGGTGGCCCGGCTGGTAATGCCCGGGTTGGGGGCCATGCCAATCTACCATGCAAAAATAGATTCCCAGGGCTTGGGCCGAATCTACCAGGACCTTTTGAGCGGCCCCTATCCCCTGGCCATGGCGCCGGAGGGGCAGGTCACCTACAATGTGGAAAGGGTATTAAACCTTGAGCAGGGAACCATGCGCATTGGTTTTAGCGTGGCGGAACGGCTTATACAGGCGGGGAAATCCTTCCCCGTAGAGATTCTGCCGGTATCCATCCATTTCCGTTATGGAATATGGGGGAAAATCTGTCTCAAATGGCTGATGAAGCGGATTGAAAAGTTTACCGGTTTCAGCGCTTTGTATAAAAAAGAGGAGGTCCCTGATTTTACCACTAGGCTGCGGAACTGCCGGGATTACCTTATCGCGAAAAATGAAAGCCGCTACGGGATTGCCAGGGATGAAAACAGGACCGTCCCGGATCGGATTACCCTTATTATCGAAGCCGGTTTGAGAAGGGCGGAACAGATCCTGGGAATAAAGCCCACCAGCGGGGAGACCATATCCCGGCTGTACCTGATCCGCCAGATCTGCTGGGACCGGATATTTCTGCCCGGCAGGGATACCCTCAAAGGGCTGCCCCGACTTGAACGGGCCCAGCTTGATCTTGCTGCGGGGGAAGCCTGGCATGCCTGTCGTCACACAGAAGTGGTGGACTTTATCTGGTATTTCCATTCCGCCCTGCCTGAGGAAAACGCTCCGCTTCACGAAAAGATAGAATTTGCCCAAAACCTTTGGGACTTTGCAAACCGTACCATGGGGGGCTCCTACGCGACCCGCAATATTAATATCTATCCCCGGCGGGTGATCATCCAGGCGGCGGCGCCCATCAATTTAACGGAACGGCTTCCCGCTTACCAGAAGGACCGGAAGGCAACTATTCAAACGGCGATGGATGATCTGCTACAGTCCTACCTGAACTGTATCAAGGAAGTGAATGAAACCGAAAAGGAATAG
- a CDS encoding HAD family hydrolase produces MADPGLLRLIRESPVPPALPPPTLPADLEALLFPPRAGGAFPFKGIHTVIFDVYGTLFSSAAGDISGAGDRAASNERLEALARELGCTAQELGDHFHREVQRLHGELGEKTPYPEVRVEEIWADFLNRCNGPAGGPAGDRAAGGLAGAEKLPLSARELALRYELAVNPVSPMPGAGETLKMLKARGIRLGLISNAQFFTPLLFEAFFGALPEKLGFDPDLLIYSYELGEAKPSPALFTPPVRCLESLGLDTRHALYIGNDMLNDVYAAARAGFTALLFAGDARSLRLREGHPLAGNTRPAAVIRNLGDIGGLLGF; encoded by the coding sequence ATGGCTGATCCCGGCCTCTTACGCCTGATCCGGGAAAGCCCGGTTCCCCCGGCGCTTCCGCCCCCCACCCTGCCGGCGGATCTGGAAGCCCTATTGTTCCCCCCCAGGGCCGGCGGCGCCTTCCCCTTCAAAGGTATTCACACGGTGATCTTCGATGTATACGGGACCCTATTCAGCTCAGCAGCGGGGGATATTTCCGGCGCCGGGGACAGAGCTGCCAGTAATGAGCGTCTGGAAGCCCTTGCCCGGGAATTGGGCTGCACCGCCCAGGAACTAGGGGACCATTTCCACCGGGAAGTACAACGCCTGCATGGGGAGCTGGGCGAAAAAACTCCCTACCCGGAAGTACGGGTGGAGGAAATCTGGGCGGATTTCCTAAACCGGTGCAACGGCCCCGCCGGCGGCCCCGCCGGGGACAGAGCTGCCGGCGGTCTTGCCGGGGCAGAGAAGCTGCCCCTGTCAGCCCGGGAACTGGCACTGCGTTATGAACTGGCGGTCAATCCGGTTTCCCCCATGCCCGGCGCCGGGGAAACCTTGAAAATGTTGAAAGCCCGGGGAATCAGGCTGGGCCTCATCTCCAACGCCCAGTTCTTTACCCCCCTCCTGTTCGAAGCCTTCTTCGGCGCCCTCCCGGAAAAACTGGGCTTTGATCCGGATCTGCTGATCTACTCCTATGAACTGGGGGAGGCAAAACCTTCCCCCGCTCTTTTTACCCCCCCGGTCCGCTGCCTGGAATCCCTGGGCCTGGATACCCGGCACGCCCTCTACATTGGAAACGATATGCTCAACGATGTGTACGCCGCAGCCCGGGCGGGCTTTACGGCCCTGCTTTTCGCCGGGGATGCCCGTTCCCTGCGCCTACGGGAGGGCCACCCTCTGGCAGGAAACACCCGACCCGCCGCAGTGATCCGGAACCTGGGGGATATTGGCGGTTTACTGGGATTTTGA
- a CDS encoding glycosyltransferase family 1 protein, with protein sequence MRIALIHYHLRRGGVTSVILNQARALIEGGDDALIITGVLNPDAPDLNQVLVEELRYDREQPLPPPEGQEQWLKDRGVVLAAAITRAMQAHWGREADIIHVHNPLLRKNTALLPALALLQERYGGLLLQNHDLAEDFRPDVYVGKEEYPANCHYAVINSRDYSFLHRSGLKTEGLHLLPNEVHPIKATPGLERKRYLYPVRGIQRKNLGEALLLSLFIPKGKTVAITLPPTMEKDFQIYNAWVNFARELGLPVEFNAGQDSSLEDLYGSAEGVISCSVKEGFGFSFLEPWTAGRAVLGRRIDYVCKDFESSGVRFNSLYSALNIPMVYISPSILREKMEYAMSSVYKSFGIVPPRHTINMLGNDLLSRDLVDFSRLDEKTQEGIIRVLDANKSVFRDIADVNPFLGELESWRPDEDLIEANRLHILDSYGRQTILELLRETYRSVLDTQVTHKISKSILLELYLDPLRLSLVGVGHD encoded by the coding sequence GTGCGAATCGCTTTAATCCACTATCATCTGCGCCGGGGGGGAGTTACTTCGGTGATTCTGAATCAGGCCCGGGCCCTGATAGAGGGCGGGGATGATGCGCTGATTATCACCGGGGTGCTGAACCCGGACGCGCCGGATCTGAACCAGGTGCTGGTGGAGGAACTCCGCTATGACCGGGAACAGCCGCTTCCCCCCCCTGAAGGCCAGGAACAATGGCTGAAGGATCGTGGGGTAGTCCTGGCTGCGGCTATTACCCGGGCCATGCAGGCCCATTGGGGGCGGGAGGCGGATATTATCCATGTCCATAACCCCCTTTTACGGAAAAATACAGCCCTGCTCCCGGCTCTGGCCCTGTTGCAAGAGCGGTATGGGGGGCTTTTGCTGCAAAACCACGATTTGGCCGAGGATTTCCGGCCCGATGTGTATGTGGGCAAAGAAGAATACCCCGCAAATTGCCATTATGCGGTGATAAACAGCCGGGATTATTCCTTTCTGCACCGGTCGGGGCTCAAAACCGAGGGGCTCCACCTGCTGCCCAATGAGGTCCACCCCATTAAGGCTACACCTGGCCTGGAGCGGAAGCGCTATCTGTACCCGGTCCGGGGGATTCAGCGCAAAAACTTGGGGGAAGCCCTGCTCCTTTCGCTGTTTATCCCCAAGGGGAAAACCGTAGCCATCACCCTGCCCCCCACCATGGAAAAGGACTTTCAAATTTACAATGCCTGGGTGAACTTTGCCCGGGAATTGGGATTGCCCGTGGAATTCAACGCGGGCCAGGACAGTTCATTGGAGGACCTCTACGGCAGCGCCGAGGGGGTGATCAGCTGCTCGGTAAAGGAGGGTTTCGGCTTCAGCTTCCTGGAACCCTGGACTGCGGGCAGGGCTGTTCTGGGCAGACGGATCGACTATGTTTGCAAGGATTTTGAAAGTTCCGGGGTACGCTTCAACTCCCTGTATTCCGCTTTGAACATTCCCATGGTGTATATCTCCCCGAGCATACTCCGGGAAAAGATGGAATATGCCATGAGTTCGGTCTATAAGTCCTTCGGGATTGTGCCGCCCCGGCATACCATCAATATGCTGGGAAACGATCTGCTTTCCCGGGACCTGGTGGATTTTAGCAGGCTGGACGAAAAAACCCAGGAGGGCATCATCCGGGTGCTGGATGCCAACAAGTCGGTGTTTCGGGATATCGCGGATGTGAATCCCTTCCTGGGAGAACTGGAAAGCTGGCGCCCGGATGAAGATCTGATCGAGGCAAACCGTCTCCATATCCTGGATTCCTACGGGAGGCAGACCATCCTTGAACTGCTGCGGGAAACTTACCGTTCGGTCCTGGATACCCAGGTGACCCATAAAATCTCAAAATCCATATTGCTCGAACTCTACCTGGATCCCCTGCGGCTCTCCCTGGTAGGGGTTGGCCATGATTGA
- a CDS encoding adenosylcobalamin-dependent ribonucleoside-diphosphate reductase → MNYQRLFTEPRSGPYKDIQWEKRRSEIRNPDGKAIFEEDTVIVPSFWSQIATDIIAQKYFRKAGVPADKASAWKDWAGDSPGFPLPEDGAEHDSRQVFHRLAYTWMDWGKKNRYFDSDEDARTFYDETCYMLAHQLAAPNSPQWFNTGLYAVYGIDGPAQGHYYFDPEDQKLKKSDSAYKRPQPHACFILSIEDDLVNEGGIMDLVTTEARLFKYGSGTGSNFSRLRAAEEKLSGGGVSSGLLSFLKIGDRSASAIKSGGTTRRAAKMVILDADHPDVEKYVEWKAGEEHKVASMVTGSAVVKKRLEGIKKALSDFRGPDADAFNAEKNHELAAAIRNALNDKIPPTYLYQLLGQLEQGDQGVNPKLFTTAWDDEAYNTVSGQSSNNSLRVSDGFMQAVTEDDDWNLVSRTSRKPVKTIKARQLWDQVARSAWQCADPGLQYHTTINDWHTCPAGGEIRGSNPCSEYMFLDDTACNLASINLAALYNRETREFNVEGYLHAIRIWTSILEISVVMAQFPAPKIAQLSYEYRTLGLGYANLGTLLMLMGLAYDSAEGRALAGAFSALLSGEAYAQSARMAANLGPFLHYADNKDAMLRVIRNHRRAAYNAPAADYEVIHTPPMGIDPAACPVYLLEAAKAAWDRALELGSAHGFRNAQVSAIAPTGTIGLLMDCDTTGVEPDFALVKFKKLAGGGYFKIINQSVPPALEALGYSPEQIDGIIAYATGRKTLSGAPAISPEALTEKGFTPEALAAAEDAVKTALGLDGVFNPWILGKDFVEKTLKVPESTWSLLGFSLLKHLGFSDEDIAGAELYACGTMGLEGAPHLKQEHLSVFDTATPSGKNGRRSIPWTAHIGMMAAAQPFISGAISKTINMPNNSGYEDVKGAYMLSWKSALKAVALYRDGSKLSQPLSSFAPGTDPLADTILAVERGLENPALAEERKFPAAGEGASGSRSKRKPLPNRRVGYTQKAKLGGHSIFIRTGEYDDGALGEIFLDMHKEGAAFRSLLNSFAIAVSLGLQYGVPLEEYVDAFTFSRFEPNGMVQGHDYVKMATSVIDYIFRDLAISYLKRTDLGQIKPEDIDDNNSPKNEAPANSAGRHINSKIMRGASSQAAHRDSPAKAVVPGPSLQDTGAIKIAQARIKGYEGDPCPTCGSFTLVRNGTCMKCDTCGGTTGCS, encoded by the coding sequence ATGAACTATCAAAGGCTGTTTACGGAGCCCCGGAGCGGGCCCTATAAAGATATACAATGGGAAAAACGGCGGAGTGAAATCCGCAACCCCGATGGTAAGGCCATCTTCGAAGAAGATACGGTGATCGTGCCCTCCTTCTGGAGCCAGATCGCCACGGACATTATCGCCCAGAAATACTTCCGCAAGGCCGGGGTCCCGGCGGATAAGGCTTCGGCGTGGAAGGACTGGGCCGGTGATAGTCCCGGCTTCCCCCTGCCCGAAGACGGCGCGGAACACGACAGCCGCCAGGTTTTCCACCGCCTGGCCTATACCTGGATGGACTGGGGCAAAAAGAACCGCTACTTTGACAGCGATGAAGATGCTCGTACCTTCTACGATGAAACCTGCTATATGCTGGCCCATCAGTTGGCGGCCCCGAACAGCCCCCAGTGGTTCAACACCGGGCTTTACGCGGTCTACGGCATAGACGGCCCCGCCCAGGGGCACTACTACTTTGATCCGGAAGATCAAAAACTGAAAAAATCCGATAGCGCCTACAAGCGGCCCCAGCCACATGCGTGTTTCATCCTCTCCATCGAGGACGACCTGGTCAATGAAGGGGGCATCATGGACCTGGTGACCACCGAGGCCCGGCTTTTTAAGTACGGTTCCGGCACGGGGTCCAACTTTTCCCGGCTCCGGGCGGCGGAGGAGAAGCTCTCCGGCGGCGGGGTGTCCTCGGGGCTCCTGTCTTTCCTTAAAATCGGGGATCGGTCTGCCTCGGCGATCAAGTCCGGGGGCACCACCCGTAGGGCTGCCAAGATGGTCATCCTGGATGCGGACCACCCGGATGTGGAGAAGTACGTGGAATGGAAGGCCGGGGAGGAACACAAGGTAGCCTCAATGGTGACCGGATCGGCGGTGGTGAAAAAGCGCCTGGAAGGCATAAAAAAGGCCCTCTCCGATTTCCGGGGTCCCGATGCGGATGCCTTCAATGCCGAAAAGAACCACGAACTGGCTGCGGCGATCCGCAATGCCCTGAACGACAAGATACCCCCCACTTACCTTTACCAGCTTTTGGGGCAGCTTGAGCAGGGCGACCAGGGGGTGAACCCCAAGCTCTTCACCACCGCTTGGGACGACGAGGCTTACAATACCGTGTCCGGCCAATCCTCCAACAACAGCCTCCGGGTCAGCGATGGCTTTATGCAGGCCGTGACGGAGGATGATGACTGGAACCTGGTCAGCCGTACCAGCCGGAAGCCCGTGAAAACCATCAAGGCCCGGCAGCTCTGGGACCAGGTCGCCCGCTCTGCCTGGCAATGCGCCGACCCCGGTCTCCAGTACCACACCACCATCAACGACTGGCACACCTGCCCGGCGGGCGGGGAAATTCGCGGCTCCAACCCCTGTTCGGAGTATATGTTCCTGGACGACACGGCCTGTAACCTGGCGTCGATCAACCTGGCGGCCCTCTATAACCGGGAAACCAGGGAATTTAATGTGGAAGGCTACCTCCACGCCATCCGAATATGGACCAGTATTCTGGAAATTTCTGTGGTCATGGCCCAGTTCCCGGCGCCGAAGATCGCCCAGCTTTCCTACGAGTACCGGACCCTGGGGCTGGGCTACGCCAACCTGGGGACCCTGCTGATGCTCATGGGCCTGGCCTATGACTCCGCGGAAGGCCGTGCCCTGGCCGGGGCCTTTTCGGCCCTCCTCTCCGGTGAAGCCTACGCCCAGTCAGCCCGTATGGCCGCGAACCTGGGTCCCTTCCTCCATTACGCCGACAACAAGGACGCCATGCTCCGGGTGATCCGCAACCACCGCCGGGCCGCCTACAATGCCCCTGCCGCAGATTACGAAGTCATCCACACCCCGCCCATGGGCATCGATCCCGCAGCCTGCCCCGTCTATCTTCTGGAAGCCGCCAAGGCCGCCTGGGACCGCGCCCTGGAATTGGGAAGCGCCCACGGGTTCCGGAATGCCCAGGTCAGCGCCATAGCCCCCACCGGGACCATCGGCCTCCTCATGGATTGCGACACCACCGGGGTGGAACCGGACTTTGCCCTGGTCAAGTTCAAAAAACTCGCCGGCGGGGGCTACTTCAAGATTATCAACCAGTCGGTTCCCCCGGCATTGGAAGCCCTGGGCTACAGTCCCGAGCAGATCGACGGGATCATCGCCTACGCCACGGGTCGGAAAACCCTGTCAGGCGCCCCGGCCATTTCCCCGGAGGCCTTGACGGAAAAGGGCTTCACCCCGGAAGCCCTGGCCGCCGCAGAGGATGCGGTCAAGACCGCATTGGGCCTGGACGGGGTCTTTAACCCCTGGATACTGGGAAAAGATTTTGTGGAAAAGACCCTCAAGGTGCCCGAATCGACCTGGTCCCTCCTGGGTTTCAGCCTCCTCAAGCACCTGGGTTTCAGCGACGAAGATATCGCCGGGGCGGAACTCTACGCATGCGGGACCATGGGCCTTGAAGGGGCTCCCCATTTGAAGCAGGAGCACCTATCAGTTTTTGACACCGCTACCCCTTCGGGCAAAAACGGCCGGCGATCCATACCCTGGACCGCCCACATCGGCATGATGGCCGCCGCCCAGCCCTTCATTTCCGGGGCCATCTCCAAGACCATCAACATGCCCAACAACTCAGGCTACGAGGACGTCAAGGGTGCCTATATGCTTTCCTGGAAAAGCGCCCTCAAGGCGGTGGCCCTGTACCGGGATGGCTCAAAACTCTCCCAGCCCCTGTCCTCCTTTGCCCCGGGCACGGATCCCCTGGCGGATACCATCCTCGCGGTGGAGCGGGGCCTTGAAAACCCGGCCCTGGCTGAGGAACGCAAATTCCCTGCAGCAGGGGAGGGCGCTTCCGGCAGCCGGAGCAAACGCAAGCCCCTGCCTAATCGCCGGGTAGGCTATACCCAGAAGGCAAAGCTCGGCGGCCATTCGATCTTTATCCGCACCGGGGAATACGACGACGGCGCTCTAGGTGAAATTTTCCTGGATATGCACAAAGAAGGCGCCGCCTTCCGCAGCCTCCTCAACAGTTTTGCTATCGCTGTATCCCTGGGCCTCCAGTACGGGGTGCCCCTGGAAGAATACGTGGACGCCTTCACCTTCAGCCGCTTTGAGCCCAATGGCATGGTCCAAGGCCACGACTATGTGAAGATGGCCACCAGTGTTATTGATTATATTTTTCGGGACCTGGCCATCAGCTACCTCAAGCGCACCGACCTGGGGCAGATCAAGCCAGAAGACATCGATGACAACAACAGTCCTAAAAACGAGGCCCCTGCAAATTCCGCCGGCCGCCATATCAACAGTAAAATTATGCGGGGAGCTTCGTCGCAAGCAGCGCACCGGGACAGCCCGGCCAAAGCTGTCGTCCCGGGTCCCAGCCTCCAGGACACCGGAGCTATCAAAATCGCCCAGGCCCGGATCAAGGGCTACGAAGGCGACCCTTGCCCCACCTGTGGTTCCTTCACCCTGGTCCGCAACGGGACCTGCATGAAGTGCGATACTTGTGGAGGGACCACCGGCTGTAGCTAA
- a CDS encoding alpha-hydroxy acid oxidase — protein sequence MGEGDKVQTSVETLRDYFDSLLVELRVIDSVEASTGMTLYGHSFATPVMEAALSGLDKVRPNGTVEAAKGVAAAGAVMWTGIGSEEELESIIAAGAKTIKIIKPYADKDLIFKKIEHAEKAGAIAVGMDIDFVFGGKSKKGFAMEYPVSPKTLDDVKSFVKATKLPFILKGILSERDAEKALEAGAGGIVVSHHGGIVDCAVPPLQILPRITKLIKRRIPIFVDCGITRGTDVFKALALGATAVSVGKVIMPALKNDGAPGVQKVFEEITAGLNWVMSLTGSRDLEHIDPAVLWNKLTQ from the coding sequence ATGGGTGAAGGCGATAAGGTACAAACCTCTGTGGAAACTCTACGGGATTATTTTGATTCCCTCCTGGTGGAACTGCGGGTAATTGATTCGGTTGAGGCATCAACCGGAATGACCCTCTATGGACATTCCTTTGCCACCCCTGTAATGGAGGCGGCGTTGTCGGGATTGGATAAGGTCCGCCCGAACGGCACGGTGGAAGCCGCGAAGGGGGTTGCCGCTGCCGGGGCCGTTATGTGGACCGGAATCGGCAGCGAGGAAGAGTTGGAATCCATCATTGCCGCCGGGGCTAAGACCATCAAGATTATTAAACCCTATGCGGATAAGGATTTGATTTTCAAAAAAATCGAACACGCTGAAAAGGCCGGGGCCATAGCAGTTGGTATGGATATTGACTTTGTATTCGGCGGCAAAAGCAAAAAAGGTTTTGCCATGGAATACCCGGTCAGCCCAAAAACCCTGGATGATGTCAAAAGTTTTGTTAAGGCAACAAAGCTCCCCTTCATTTTGAAAGGTATCCTGAGCGAAAGGGATGCGGAAAAGGCCCTGGAGGCAGGGGCCGGGGGTATCGTGGTTTCCCATCATGGTGGCATCGTGGATTGTGCAGTCCCGCCGCTCCAAATACTGCCCCGCATCACAAAGCTTATTAAGCGCAGGATTCCTATTTTTGTAGACTGCGGAATTACCAGGGGAACCGATGTTTTTAAGGCCCTGGCCCTGGGAGCTACCGCTGTTTCCGTTGGCAAGGTGATAATGCCGGCCCTGAAAAATGACGGCGCCCCGGGGGTGCAAAAAGTGTTTGAAGAAATAACTGCGGGACTCAATTGGGTTATGAGTTTAACCGGGTCCCGTGACCTTGAGCATATTGATCCCGCAGTATTATGGAATAAGCTTACGCAGTAA
- a CDS encoding S-ribosylhomocysteine lyase: MEKIASFQVDHLRLKPGLYVSRKDKFGSTILTTFDLRFKEPNKEPVIDVPALHTIEHLGATFLRSHKEWAPKTVYFGPMGCRTGCYVILEGDWDSQKVLPLIRELLDWIIAFEGDIPGAAPAECGNYSEQNLNIAKWEARRYAAVLKNPGKENLNYPD; the protein is encoded by the coding sequence ATGGAAAAAATTGCCAGTTTTCAGGTGGACCACCTCCGGCTCAAGCCGGGTCTGTATGTTTCCAGAAAGGACAAATTCGGTAGCACCATTCTGACCACCTTCGACCTGCGGTTCAAGGAACCCAATAAGGAGCCGGTCATCGACGTGCCGGCCCTGCACACCATAGAACATCTGGGCGCGACCTTCCTGCGCTCCCATAAAGAATGGGCCCCCAAGACGGTCTACTTTGGCCCCATGGGCTGCCGTACCGGCTGCTACGTGATCCTTGAAGGGGACTGGGATTCCCAGAAAGTCCTGCCCCTGATCCGGGAATTGCTGGACTGGATCATCGCCTTTGAGGGGGATATCCCCGGGGCAGCCCCGGCGGAGTGCGGGAACTATTCGGAGCAGAACCTGAACATAGCCAAATGGGAAGCCCGGCGCTATGCGGCGGTGCTGAAAAACCCGGGCAAGGAAAACCTGAACTACCCGGATTAG
- a CDS encoding cadherin-like beta sandwich domain-containing protein: MNIRVKCFFAGLRLLAALVLTALFSACPQVEGVKASDNRLLSITASRGDLSPLFNPDYTDYELLVPFDAESVRLEAVPGDGGARVSPGRVVEKPLGPVDTVVVFTVYPQDWSAVRDYTVTVRRKSPVSKNTNLASVWVADKDGNKWPFSDYHNDNDEPLAFSPGLTAYTVKVPNSMERIALICTPTNENAAVSDTGHYKKTAEYTYTELAVGIPEEINVTVTSEDRTETKTYTFTVTRAAPDPGNNRLRRLWINGKLAADFKGSDAAYTANVSWADSVTLKAEAEELGARIYDSTDTAINPEGSAVTAVQDLPFSGAGVITYTLRVASVDGSDMAYTITLTRLSKDASLGSITVTATAAGSLETWTPALIDFLPTDDRSWAYGTEETPLITTQSANITVTGTLPTGSLAQISSPLENTLSEGVHCLTLTVTAQDTTVRHTYSIWLERLPVDSNADLSNLQVQAGGMTHTLISSSPSPETNYSLSIPAATAGVTITATPASSLAKTLTVKGSNVSFGASRNVTEISPGITTIPVVVTAQDGTTKTYVITLYKPGTAGLSITLLLSDGGDFITIDRDLPDSNIFIYQNGIASGAGHQDLPRTVEFSFTGETGYWWYVDGKKKGNNNESLLIDALNYSLTKHRVTLMVQQGDIIISREIFFTVTMNVVEDGFDDLPSYSY; encoded by the coding sequence ATGAATATAAGGGTGAAGTGCTTTTTTGCCGGTCTCCGGCTCCTTGCGGCGCTCGTTCTTACGGCGTTGTTTAGCGCCTGTCCCCAGGTGGAGGGTGTAAAGGCTTCCGATAACCGGCTCCTGTCGATTACTGCGTCCCGGGGTGATTTGTCCCCCTTGTTTAACCCGGATTATACGGATTATGAGCTTTTGGTCCCCTTTGATGCGGAAAGCGTCCGGCTGGAGGCGGTTCCCGGTGACGGAGGCGCCCGGGTGAGCCCCGGTAGGGTGGTGGAAAAACCCCTCGGCCCGGTGGACACGGTGGTGGTGTTTACCGTATACCCCCAGGACTGGTCGGCGGTCAGAGACTATACGGTTACGGTCAGGCGGAAAAGCCCGGTTTCCAAAAACACGAACCTGGCCTCGGTGTGGGTAGCGGATAAGGACGGGAACAAATGGCCTTTTTCCGACTATCACAATGACAATGATGAACCCCTGGCTTTTTCTCCGGGGCTAACTGCATATACCGTGAAGGTCCCCAATTCCATGGAGCGGATTGCCCTGATCTGCACGCCAACCAATGAAAACGCCGCTGTAAGTGATACGGGACATTATAAAAAAACCGCTGAATATACCTATACAGAGCTTGCGGTGGGCATTCCTGAGGAGATTAACGTTACTGTCACCTCAGAGGACAGGACGGAAACAAAGACCTATACCTTTACCGTCACCAGGGCGGCCCCTGATCCGGGGAACAATCGGCTGCGGAGGCTTTGGATTAACGGCAAGCTTGCGGCGGATTTTAAAGGCTCGGACGCCGCATATACCGCCAATGTCTCCTGGGCAGATTCAGTAACCCTAAAAGCGGAGGCGGAAGAACTGGGAGCAAGGATTTATGATAGCACTGATACTGCGATAAACCCGGAAGGCAGCGCTGTAACTGCGGTGCAGGATCTTCCTTTCTCCGGGGCGGGCGTAATCACCTATACCCTCAGGGTTGCGTCGGTGGACGGATCCGATATGGCTTATACCATAACCCTTACCCGCCTGTCCAAAGATGCCAGCTTGGGCAGTATTACGGTGACTGCGACTGCGGCTGGGAGCCTTGAAACCTGGACACCGGCTCTGATCGATTTTCTTCCAACCGATGATAGATCCTGGGCTTACGGCACTGAAGAAACCCCTTTAATTACCACCCAATCCGCAAACATTACGGTGACCGGGACCCTTCCGACAGGTTCTCTTGCACAGATAAGTTCTCCTTTGGAAAACACCCTGTCTGAGGGGGTGCATTGCCTGACCCTGACGGTCACCGCCCAGGACACCACGGTCCGTCACACCTACAGTATCTGGCTTGAGCGGCTGCCCGTGGACAGCAATGCTGATCTGTCGAACCTTCAGGTGCAAGCCGGAGGAATGACCCACACCTTGATCTCATCCTCTCCCTCGCCTGAAACCAATTATTCCCTGTCCATACCGGCGGCAACTGCCGGCGTTACTATTACTGCAACCCCCGCCTCTTCCCTTGCAAAAACCCTGACCGTGAAAGGGAGCAACGTTAGTTTCGGGGCTTCCCGGAACGTGACTGAAATATCCCCGGGTATAACTACCATTCCTGTGGTGGTTACCGCCCAGGACGGGACCACAAAGACCTATGTGATCACCCTCTACAAGCCGGGAACTGCGGGCCTCTCCATTACCCTGCTTCTCTCCGATGGGGGTGATTTCATAACTATAGATCGGGACCTGCCGGATTCCAATATATTTATCTATCAGAATGGCATCGCATCGGGCGCCGGGCATCAGGATCTGCCCAGGACGGTGGAATTTTCCTTCACCGGGGAAACCGGGTATTGGTGGTATGTGGATGGAAAGAAAAAGGGGAATAATAACGAGTCCCTTCTCATCGACGCCCTTAACTATTCTCTGACAAAACACCGGGTAACCCTGATGGTTCAGCAGGGGGACATTATTATTTCCAGAGAAATATTCTTTACCGTTACCATGAATGTTGTGGAGGATGGATTTGATGACTTGCCATCGTATTCTTATTAA